A portion of the Calothrix sp. 336/3 genome contains these proteins:
- a CDS encoding DUF4349 domain-containing protein: MSSFKQFTYQSTWLLSLLLGGTIFTSCAANEISPGSNRAVPPGTVVADTAVQNTTPTNAQAAKSSVPSSQAKRPAAKLIKKASMMLIVDSVDKSVEKISQIINQQQGDLIRLQEQQPKNESTRHTASIQMRVPANLLDQTLDELEKLGTVKSRNISAEDVGDRLVDIQARLTNLRKTEANLQKIMDRAGSVRDVLSVSQELSNTRQSIEQIDAQLKNLQNQVAYSTINLNLEAAVASNAQGRTLGVQVQETWNTSTNSFGKFMVRLLKLGIWLMVYSPLLLIVAVAVYTFQRRRSNSRRVASASETTQSD, from the coding sequence ATGAGCAGTTTTAAACAATTTACCTATCAATCAACTTGGCTGTTATCTTTACTTCTTGGAGGTACAATTTTTACCAGTTGTGCTGCCAATGAAATTTCCCCAGGTAGTAATCGAGCCGTACCACCAGGTACAGTTGTCGCCGATACCGCAGTCCAAAATACTACACCCACGAATGCACAAGCAGCGAAATCATCAGTTCCATCTTCTCAAGCAAAGCGCCCTGCTGCCAAGTTAATCAAAAAAGCATCAATGATGTTAATAGTAGACTCGGTGGACAAAAGTGTAGAAAAAATTTCCCAGATAATTAATCAGCAACAGGGGGATTTGATTCGTTTACAGGAGCAACAGCCAAAAAATGAGTCTACTCGCCATACAGCGTCTATCCAGATGCGAGTACCAGCGAATTTACTCGATCAGACTTTAGATGAGTTGGAAAAACTGGGAACGGTGAAGAGTCGCAATATTAGCGCGGAAGATGTGGGCGATCGCCTCGTTGATATTCAAGCTAGATTAACGAATCTCCGCAAAACTGAGGCTAACCTGCAAAAAATTATGGATCGGGCAGGTTCAGTCAGAGATGTATTAAGTGTTTCCCAGGAGTTAAGTAATACTCGCCAGTCCATTGAGCAAATTGACGCTCAGTTAAAAAATTTACAAAATCAAGTTGCCTATTCTACGATTAACCTCAACTTAGAAGCTGCCGTTGCCAGTAACGCTCAAGGTAGAACCCTGGGTGTGCAAGTTCAAGAAACCTGGAATACTTCCACTAATTCCTTCGGTAAATTCATGGTGCGTTTACTGAAATTAGGTATTTGGCTAATGGTATACAGTCCCCTGCTGTTAATTGTTGCTGTTGCTGTATACACATTCCAACGCCGACGTAGTAATTCTCGACGGGTTGCATCCGCATCCGAGACAACCCAATCTGATTAA
- the ilvC gene encoding ketol-acid reductoisomerase, with amino-acid sequence MARMYYDSDANLDLLTGKTISIIGYGSQGHAHALNLKDSGLNVIVGLYPGSKSAAKAEAAGLTVKNVADAAAAADMIMILLPDEVQKTVYKTEIEPNLKPGNILAFAHGFNIHFGQVVPPADVDVVMVAPKGPGHLVRRTYEQGQGVPCLFAVYQDATGQARDRAMAYAKGVGGTRAGILETTFREETETDLFGEQAVLCGGLSALIKAGFETLIEAGYQPELAYFECLHEVKLIVDLVVEGGLATMRDSISNTAEYGDYTRGPRVVTEQTKAEMKKILSEIQSGQFAREFVLENQSGKPGFTAMRRQEAEHPIEEVGKDLRAMFSWLKKA; translated from the coding sequence ATGGCTCGGATGTATTACGACTCGGACGCAAATTTAGACCTTTTGACTGGAAAAACCATCTCCATTATCGGTTATGGTTCTCAAGGGCATGCCCACGCCCTCAATCTTAAAGATAGTGGCTTGAATGTTATTGTCGGATTATATCCGGGCAGTAAGTCAGCAGCGAAAGCTGAAGCAGCTGGGTTAACCGTTAAGAATGTGGCAGATGCGGCGGCGGCAGCAGATATGATTATGATTTTGCTGCCCGATGAAGTCCAAAAAACTGTTTACAAAACAGAAATCGAACCCAACTTAAAACCAGGTAATATCCTCGCCTTTGCCCATGGTTTTAATATCCATTTTGGGCAAGTGGTTCCCCCTGCGGATGTGGATGTGGTCATGGTAGCACCCAAAGGTCCCGGACATTTGGTACGTCGCACCTATGAACAAGGGCAAGGTGTACCTTGTTTATTTGCAGTTTATCAAGATGCCACTGGACAGGCACGCGATCGCGCTATGGCATATGCTAAAGGTGTCGGTGGTACCCGTGCTGGTATCCTGGAAACTACCTTCCGTGAGGAAACAGAAACCGATTTGTTTGGTGAACAAGCTGTTCTCTGTGGCGGTTTGAGTGCTTTAATTAAAGCTGGTTTTGAAACTCTCATCGAAGCTGGTTATCAACCGGAATTGGCATATTTTGAATGTCTCCACGAAGTCAAATTAATCGTTGACTTGGTAGTGGAAGGTGGTTTGGCGACAATGCGTGACAGTATTTCTAATACTGCGGAATATGGCGATTATACCCGTGGACCCCGTGTTGTCACTGAGCAAACCAAGGCGGAAATGAAGAAAATTCTCAGTGAAATTCAATCGGGACAGTTTGCCCGGGAATTCGTCTTAGAAAATCAATCCGGAAAACCCGGTTTCACCGCTATGCGTCGCCAAGAAGCCGAACATCCTATTGAGGAAGTCGGTAAAGATTTACGAGCTATGTTCAGCTGGCTGAAAAAAGCTTAG
- a CDS encoding NF038130 family PEP-CTERM protein gives MKKITKTLLIGASLAAGMSAIAPAQAGTLTNVTIGGTNASDYYVYDADTTSTFRVQNPTAADIQKVLSGDKNSPTGNIELAASSEQTGFDFAKNTTLTGNIGGQALTLSSLTSSDWTSNYKNTGKTLGRHWFDSALTANGFGSLVSTAAGTGFFNAFQNNGGFQRFSDPNISYVNQDDSTGLISIGLAGHLNATSLLLPYFDLYVNSLSGPQKLLAQGLRGQLANSTIRASEIVKYTYNGTTDYLFGFSATDSKLVNNKGIGADNISHNGNYEVSFQGIVPPRETPKATPEPSVMLGMLAVGGVFAAQRKLKKAAQA, from the coding sequence ATGAAAAAGATTACAAAAACCCTACTTATTGGCGCTTCTCTTGCAGCTGGTATGAGCGCGATCGCCCCTGCTCAAGCTGGAACCCTCACAAATGTGACTATAGGTGGTACTAATGCAAGTGACTACTATGTTTACGATGCAGATACAACCAGTACATTTCGAGTTCAGAACCCTACAGCAGCAGATATACAGAAAGTTCTAAGTGGTGATAAGAACAGTCCCACTGGTAACATCGAATTGGCAGCTAGCAGTGAACAGACTGGTTTCGATTTTGCAAAAAATACCACATTGACTGGTAATATCGGTGGACAAGCTCTAACCCTCAGCAGTCTCACGTCGAGCGACTGGACTAGTAACTACAAGAATACTGGCAAAACCTTGGGTAGGCACTGGTTTGATTCTGCTTTAACTGCTAATGGTTTTGGTTCTCTTGTTAGTACAGCAGCAGGTACCGGTTTCTTCAACGCTTTCCAAAATAATGGTGGTTTCCAACGTTTTAGTGATCCAAATATTTCCTACGTCAACCAAGACGACTCTACGGGTTTAATCAGTATCGGACTAGCTGGACACCTGAACGCGACTTCTCTACTATTACCTTACTTTGATCTGTACGTTAATAGTTTGAGTGGTCCTCAGAAACTATTAGCTCAGGGTTTGAGAGGACAGTTAGCAAATTCTACTATCAGGGCTAGTGAAATTGTCAAATATACATATAACGGTACAACAGACTACCTCTTCGGTTTCTCTGCTACCGATTCCAAGCTAGTTAACAACAAAGGAATTGGTGCAGATAATATATCCCACAATGGTAACTACGAAGTTTCCTTCCAAGGTATTGTTCCTCCTAGAGAAACCCCCAAAGCTACTCCCGAACCTTCTGTAATGTTGGGTATGCTAGCTGTCGGTGGTGTCTTCGCTGCTCAACGCAAGCTGAAAAAAGCTGCCCAAGCATAA
- a CDS encoding alpha/beta hydrolase gives MRIGGKHLKIFANGLGGIIFMYLWGLFASVQAAEKVVVRFGSFAESISVADLKQVAETGKFPAGYGIYTNRLSSAQRDLIIKALRTNLPISVVAMNRLLNTQVGTTILRDLAAVTQREDTAAVPALRAALVLGATDKQGLSILSFIANYPSQRLEIDLAQAFRVTSNLNLGFWRTQQFMVAIAPKLAHRSVSLSLPFDPSQAGKAQFQVLNLTLDDSKRGRKIPVDIYWSEAATPEKPVIVFTHGLGSVKTELKYLAEHLASHGYVVAALEHPGSNGNNTYRALAGKNRLMQPQEFRERPRDISFLLDELAKLNTRGDSPLQGKLATDNTLVLGYSFGGSTALSLGGAELQLEHLKQRCQSNLATLSLGEGIQCIAQELPENTYQFRDARVKSAIALNPTTSLMFGDSGLSKIQVPTLVLAASADKTTPALVEQVFPFEQIPSPKWLVAILGGTHLSVKDPSVTLDQPGRASTPYSGDEIVDEKAQDIRQFTKAVVLAMAAQLTPQAKEYAIFLTADYAQSASTEAFPFRIITEIPTDALTVVQEYVQKK, from the coding sequence ATGAGAATAGGCGGCAAGCATCTCAAGATATTTGCTAATGGCTTGGGTGGCATCATCTTTATGTATTTATGGGGCTTGTTTGCGTCGGTGCAAGCAGCAGAGAAAGTTGTGGTGCGGTTTGGTTCCTTTGCGGAATCCATATCTGTTGCCGATTTAAAACAGGTTGCGGAAACCGGAAAATTTCCAGCGGGCTACGGAATATATACGAATCGTCTCTCCAGCGCCCAACGAGACTTAATCATCAAGGCATTACGCACCAATTTACCCATTAGTGTGGTTGCCATGAATAGATTATTAAATACGCAAGTTGGCACAACGATTCTCCGGGATTTAGCAGCTGTCACCCAACGGGAAGATACTGCCGCAGTGCCGGCTCTGAGGGCAGCTTTGGTGTTAGGTGCTACCGACAAGCAGGGTTTGTCGATTTTATCTTTTATTGCTAATTATCCCAGCCAGCGTTTAGAGATTGATTTAGCCCAGGCATTTCGAGTTACTAGTAATCTGAATCTGGGATTTTGGCGAACTCAACAATTCATGGTGGCGATCGCCCCAAAATTAGCCCATCGTTCCGTCTCTCTCTCCCTACCTTTTGACCCCAGTCAGGCGGGAAAGGCTCAGTTTCAAGTATTAAATTTGACCTTAGATGATAGTAAGAGAGGGCGAAAAATCCCCGTAGATATCTATTGGTCAGAGGCTGCCACCCCAGAAAAGCCTGTAATAGTTTTTACCCATGGTTTGGGTTCCGTGAAAACAGAACTCAAGTATTTAGCAGAACATCTTGCCTCCCATGGCTATGTGGTTGCGGCACTGGAACACCCTGGAAGTAACGGTAATAACACCTACAGGGCACTGGCTGGAAAAAATAGATTAATGCAACCCCAGGAATTCCGGGAGCGCCCACGAGATATCAGTTTTCTCCTAGATGAATTGGCAAAATTAAATACCCGTGGGGATTCACCTCTCCAGGGAAAACTAGCTACGGATAACACCCTCGTATTAGGTTATTCCTTCGGAGGCAGCACAGCATTATCCCTCGGTGGGGCAGAATTACAGCTAGAACATCTCAAACAACGTTGTCAAAGCAATTTAGCGACCTTGAGTTTAGGAGAAGGAATTCAGTGTATTGCCCAGGAATTACCAGAAAATACCTACCAATTCCGAGATGCACGGGTGAAAAGCGCGATCGCCCTCAACCCCACCACCTCCCTGATGTTTGGTGACAGCGGCTTGAGCAAAATCCAAGTACCCACCCTCGTCTTAGCCGCATCCGCAGATAAAACTACCCCAGCTTTAGTAGAACAAGTTTTTCCCTTCGAGCAAATTCCCTCACCCAAATGGTTAGTTGCCATCCTAGGTGGCACCCATTTAAGCGTCAAAGACCCCTCCGTCACCCTCGATCAACCAGGAAGAGCCTCAACCCCCTACTCTGGGGATGAAATTGTTGATGAAAAAGCCCAGGATATTCGCCAATTCACTAAAGCTGTAGTTCTGGCAATGGCAGCCCAACTCACACCACAAGCCAAGGAATACGCCATCTTTCTGACTGCCGACTATGCCCAATCCGCTTCCACAGAAGCTTTCCCCTTTCGCATCATCACCGAAATTCCCACCGATGCTTTGACTGTCGTTCAGGAATATGTCCAGAAAAAGTAG
- a CDS encoding serine/threonine-protein kinase: MTDPNIGRLLAQRYQLQELIGTGAMGRVYRAKDVLLGGVPVAVKFLSLSVQNKKMRLQERFEREAKTCALLGQKSIHIVRVMDYGVDENATPYYVMEYLQGKSLSRVIRKQHLSLPRFLSMVRQICLGLQSAHEGIPVDGKVYSIIHRDIKPSNMLVVQDASFGELVKVLDFGIAKLLQADSNQTNYYLGTLAYSSPEQMEGKELDNRSDIYSLGVMMFEMLTGKMPLVADTHSFGAWYQAHHKQPPRTFSEVSPTLQLPKEVEDLVMSSLAKKPGDRPQSITDILQILTSLEQLQAPPRKKKTTAATAVLTPPALPQVASLEAKVPEAVPPKQAIAIQNHPKENVNDKYIPLFPNDIAKRLSWPSNKPIADIVFPQAIKVSGKLTPALWVMLPQEEIHKRLVCTRYNQFIFITAPHPTILWITLIYNRQYGAKWLPYYLDLKTPIGQEIANMLGQISYYRILFFAKENPQQCNHILISTIAPTQCERLQEWVNMSYTITSTGDSQLSKNLLKNEYEKMKPQILAKIQTANTDSHFDLSG; this comes from the coding sequence ATGACAGACCCCAACATTGGTCGTTTACTAGCCCAACGTTACCAACTTCAGGAATTAATTGGCACTGGAGCGATGGGAAGAGTTTACCGTGCAAAGGACGTTTTGTTGGGAGGTGTACCTGTTGCCGTTAAATTTCTCTCCTTATCTGTTCAAAACAAGAAAATGCGATTGCAGGAACGTTTTGAAAGAGAGGCAAAAACCTGTGCTTTATTAGGTCAAAAAAGCATTCATATTGTCCGAGTCATGGACTATGGAGTTGATGAAAACGCAACGCCATATTATGTGATGGAGTATCTTCAAGGCAAGAGTCTCAGCCGTGTTATCCGCAAACAACATTTATCTCTACCCAGATTTTTGTCTATGGTGAGACAGATTTGTTTGGGGTTGCAGTCTGCTCACGAAGGGATTCCTGTGGATGGTAAAGTTTATTCCATCATTCACCGTGATATTAAGCCCAGTAATATGCTGGTAGTTCAGGATGCCAGTTTTGGAGAGTTAGTTAAAGTTCTGGATTTTGGTATTGCTAAGTTATTGCAAGCAGATAGCAATCAGACTAATTATTATCTGGGAACATTGGCATATTCTTCTCCGGAGCAAATGGAGGGGAAAGAGCTAGATAATCGTTCAGATATTTACAGTTTGGGTGTGATGATGTTTGAAATGCTGACGGGGAAAATGCCCCTAGTTGCAGATACCCATTCCTTTGGTGCGTGGTATCAAGCACATCACAAGCAACCCCCTCGAACTTTTAGCGAAGTTTCTCCCACTTTACAATTACCCAAGGAAGTGGAAGATTTGGTGATGAGTTCTTTAGCAAAAAAACCTGGCGATCGCCCCCAAAGCATCACTGATATTCTGCAAATCCTGACATCTTTAGAACAATTACAAGCCCCTCCCCGCAAGAAAAAAACAACTGCTGCGACTGCTGTACTTACACCTCCAGCATTACCCCAAGTTGCATCCCTGGAAGCAAAAGTTCCGGAAGCAGTACCACCTAAACAGGCGATCGCGATTCAAAATCATCCCAAGGAGAATGTCAATGATAAATATATACCCCTATTTCCTAATGATATTGCCAAGCGTCTTTCTTGGCCCAGCAATAAACCCATCGCTGATATTGTTTTTCCCCAAGCTATCAAAGTCAGTGGTAAGCTCACTCCTGCTTTGTGGGTGATGCTACCCCAGGAGGAAATTCATAAGCGTCTTGTCTGTACACGGTATAACCAATTTATTTTTATCACCGCACCCCATCCCACTATCCTATGGATTACCCTGATTTATAACCGTCAGTATGGTGCGAAATGGTTGCCCTATTACCTTGACCTGAAAACTCCCATTGGGCAAGAGATTGCTAATATGCTAGGACAAATTAGTTACTATCGCATCTTGTTTTTCGCTAAGGAAAATCCCCAGCAATGTAACCATATCCTAATTTCTACTATTGCTCCTACCCAATGCGAACGTTTACAGGAATGGGTAAATATGAGTTATACAATCACTTCGACAGGTGATTCCCAACTCAGTAAAAATTTACTCAAAAATGAATATGAAAAAATGAAACCACAGATTCTAGCCAAAATTCAGACAGCAAATACAGATTCTCACTTTGACCTTTCGGGCTAA
- the gap gene encoding type I glyceraldehyde-3-phosphate dehydrogenase has translation MAKLKVAINGFGRIGRLVFRAGMNNPDVEFVGINDLVPPDNLAYLLKYDSTHGTYQGTVEAKADGFVVDGRFIPCVSVRNPAELPWGKLGADYVVESTGLFTDFAGAANHLTAGAKRVVISAPTKDPEKVKTMVMGVNHDQFDPSQHLIVSNASCTTNCLAPIAKVIHDNFGLAEGLMTTVHAMTATQPTVDGPSKKDWRGGRGAAQNIIPSSTGAAKAVALVLPELKGKLTGMAFRVPTPDVSVVDLTFKTVKSTSYKEICAAMKAAAQGELKGILGYTEDEVVSTDFQGDRRSSIFDAGAGIELNSNFFKVVSWYDNEWGYSNRVVDLMLLMAQKEGIS, from the coding sequence TTGGCTAAGTTAAAGGTTGCCATTAATGGTTTCGGTCGGATTGGACGTTTGGTATTTCGTGCCGGCATGAATAACCCCGACGTTGAGTTTGTTGGTATTAACGACCTTGTACCACCGGATAACCTGGCTTATTTATTGAAGTACGACTCCACCCATGGAACCTATCAAGGAACTGTGGAAGCGAAAGCTGATGGGTTTGTGGTGGATGGTAGATTTATTCCCTGTGTCTCAGTTCGCAACCCAGCCGAATTACCTTGGGGTAAATTGGGTGCGGATTATGTGGTTGAGTCTACAGGATTATTTACTGATTTTGCTGGCGCTGCTAACCATTTGACCGCAGGAGCTAAGCGAGTGGTAATTTCTGCACCCACTAAAGACCCAGAAAAGGTGAAAACCATGGTGATGGGTGTCAATCATGATCAATTTGACCCCAGTCAACACCTGATAGTCTCTAATGCCAGCTGCACTACTAATTGTCTGGCTCCCATTGCCAAAGTCATCCATGATAATTTCGGCTTGGCAGAAGGGTTAATGACTACCGTCCATGCAATGACTGCTACCCAACCCACAGTCGATGGTCCTTCCAAGAAAGATTGGCGTGGTGGTCGTGGTGCGGCTCAAAATATTATCCCCTCTTCTACGGGCGCGGCGAAGGCTGTAGCCTTGGTATTACCAGAACTGAAGGGTAAGTTAACTGGGATGGCTTTTCGGGTTCCCACCCCTGATGTTTCGGTAGTTGATTTAACTTTCAAAACCGTCAAATCTACTAGCTACAAAGAAATTTGTGCGGCGATGAAGGCAGCAGCCCAAGGAGAACTCAAGGGTATTCTGGGTTATACCGAGGATGAGGTCGTTTCCACAGATTTTCAGGGCGATCGCCGCTCTAGTATTTTCGATGCTGGTGCTGGGATTGAACTGAATAGCAATTTCTTTAAAGTTGTGTCTTGGTATGACAACGAATGGGGCTACTCAAATCGGGTAGTTGACCTGATGTTACTCATGGCACAAAAAGAAGGAATTTCTTAA
- a CDS encoding methyltransferase domain-containing protein, with protein sequence MEAIKLHIGGQEPHLEWKIFDIEARPEVDFVGNANDLSQFSDDSIEAIYASHVLEHFYYGLNNELIATLVEWHRVLKPGGKLYISVPNLQVLCWLFIHPNLMALERHHIMRMMFGGQTNEYDVHKVGFDPDILGLHLEEAGFTEYTQVQEFGWFNDCSSLRFLDTLISLNMVVTKG encoded by the coding sequence ATGGAAGCAATTAAATTACATATTGGTGGACAAGAACCTCATTTAGAATGGAAGATTTTTGATATTGAAGCGCGTCCAGAGGTAGATTTTGTTGGTAATGCTAATGATTTAAGTCAGTTTAGTGATGACTCAATTGAGGCAATTTATGCAAGTCATGTTTTAGAACATTTTTATTATGGTTTAAATAATGAATTAATTGCAACTTTAGTAGAATGGCATCGCGTTCTGAAACCGGGTGGAAAATTATATATTAGTGTGCCGAATTTACAGGTTTTATGTTGGTTGTTTATTCATCCAAATTTAATGGCTTTAGAACGGCATCACATTATGCGGATGATGTTTGGTGGACAAACCAATGAATATGACGTGCATAAAGTAGGCTTTGACCCTGATATATTGGGTTTGCATTTAGAAGAAGCTGGGTTTACAGAATATACACAGGTGCAGGAATTTGGCTGGTTTAATGATTGTAGTTCGTTGCGATTTCTGGATACTTTAATTAGTTTAAATATGGTGGTGACAAAAGGGTAG
- a CDS encoding HD domain-containing protein, producing MIKPNWSQEAYIQAYKFAAKAHNGQKIPGSEMPYIMHLSLVTMEVIAALAVETERDGNLAIQSAILHDTIEDTEIDFEDICQEFGENVAQGVLALTKNNSLEKHLQMPDCLGRIQQQPPEIWMVKLADRITNLQAPPHYWTEDKIARYREEGILIYETLKDASDFLARRLSRKIDEYLYSLKKSG from the coding sequence ATGATAAAACCAAATTGGTCGCAGGAAGCCTATATTCAAGCCTATAAATTTGCAGCAAAGGCACACAATGGGCAGAAAATTCCAGGTTCGGAAATGCCTTATATTATGCATCTCAGCTTGGTGACAATGGAAGTTATAGCAGCTTTAGCTGTGGAGACAGAACGGGATGGTAATTTAGCAATTCAATCTGCTATTTTGCACGATACCATTGAAGATACAGAGATAGATTTTGAAGATATTTGCCAAGAATTTGGGGAAAATGTTGCCCAGGGGGTACTGGCTTTAACTAAAAATAATTCCTTGGAAAAACATCTACAAATGCCAGATTGTTTAGGACGGATTCAACAGCAACCACCAGAAATTTGGATGGTAAAGTTAGCAGATAGAATCACGAATTTACAAGCACCACCCCATTATTGGACAGAGGATAAAATTGCTCGCTATCGAGAAGAAGGTATTCTCATTTATGAGACTTTGAAAGACGCAAGTGATTTTCTCGCTAGGCGTTTAAGCCGGAAAATAGATGAGTATTTGTATTCGCTCAAAAAATCAGGGTAA
- the trxB gene encoding thioredoxin-disulfide reductase: MSNPRIENLVIIGSGPAGYTAAIYAARANLKPVVFEGFQAGGLPGGQLMTTTEVENFPGFPQGITGPELMDRMKAQAERWGAELYTEDVIHVDLSQRPFTVRSEERELQTHSIIIATGATAKRLGLPSESEFWSRGISACAICDGATPSFHDAELAVIGAGDSAAEEAIYLTKYGSKVNLLVRSEKMRASKAMQDRVLTNPKIQVHWNTEAVDVVGNGWMTGVKVRNHQTGEEKEIPAKGLFYAIGHKPNTGLFAGQLDLDATGYILTQEGMKTSVAGVFAAGDVQDHEYRQAITAAGTGCMAALLAERWLSEHNLIQEFHQTAASQQVLPQTKVETAKNPTEFDIQATRHDGGYALRKLFHESDRLLVVKYVAPGCGPCHTLKPILNKVVDEFDGKIHFVEIDIDKDREIAENAGVTGTPTIQFFKDKELVKELKGVKQKSEYRQLITDLV, encoded by the coding sequence ATGAGTAACCCAAGAATAGAAAACTTAGTAATTATCGGTTCTGGTCCTGCTGGTTACACTGCTGCGATTTATGCTGCACGAGCAAACCTTAAACCCGTGGTATTTGAGGGTTTTCAAGCTGGGGGTTTGCCTGGTGGACAGTTGATGACGACAACGGAAGTTGAGAATTTCCCAGGTTTTCCCCAGGGGATTACTGGACCGGAGCTAATGGATCGGATGAAAGCTCAAGCGGAACGGTGGGGTGCAGAATTATACACAGAAGATGTAATTCATGTAGATTTAAGCCAGCGTCCTTTTACCGTGCGTTCCGAGGAGAGGGAGTTGCAAACCCACAGTATTATCATTGCCACAGGAGCAACGGCGAAACGCTTAGGTTTGCCTAGTGAGTCAGAATTTTGGAGCCGAGGTATTTCTGCCTGTGCGATTTGTGACGGAGCTACACCGAGTTTTCACGATGCAGAATTGGCGGTAATTGGAGCAGGGGATTCCGCAGCAGAGGAGGCAATTTACCTGACGAAATATGGTTCTAAGGTGAATTTGTTGGTGCGCTCCGAGAAAATGCGTGCTTCTAAAGCGATGCAAGATAGGGTATTGACGAATCCCAAGATTCAGGTTCACTGGAATACCGAAGCAGTGGATGTTGTCGGTAATGGGTGGATGACAGGGGTGAAAGTCCGCAATCATCAGACGGGGGAAGAGAAGGAAATTCCTGCTAAGGGTTTATTTTATGCTATTGGGCACAAGCCAAATACGGGGCTATTTGCGGGACAATTAGATTTGGATGCCACTGGTTATATTCTCACCCAGGAGGGGATGAAAACTAGTGTCGCGGGGGTATTCGCTGCGGGGGATGTGCAGGATCATGAGTATCGACAAGCGATTACAGCTGCTGGTACTGGTTGTATGGCAGCACTTTTGGCAGAGCGTTGGTTATCGGAGCATAATTTAATTCAGGAGTTCCATCAAACCGCAGCTAGTCAACAGGTGTTACCACAGACAAAGGTGGAAACGGCAAAAAACCCTACAGAGTTTGATATTCAAGCGACTCGTCATGATGGTGGTTATGCTCTAAGAAAATTGTTTCATGAGAGCGATCGCCTACTTGTAGTCAAATATGTTGCCCCTGGTTGTGGTCCGTGCCATACCTTGAAACCTATACTCAATAAGGTGGTAGATGAATTCGATGGCAAGATTCACTTTGTGGAAATTGATATCGATAAAGACCGGGAAATTGCGGAAAACGCTGGGGTGACGGGGACTCCAACTATACAGTTCTTTAAGGATAAGGAATTGGTGAAAGAACTCAAAGGTGTGAAGCAAAAAAGCGAATATCGTCAGTTAATTACTGATTTGGTTTAG
- a CDS encoding transaldolase, translating into MSKNLLEQLREMTVVVADTGDIQAIEKFTPRDATTNPSLITAAAQMPEYQEIVDQTLLQAKKDAGAGATQAQIVSLAFDRLAVSFGLKILQIIPGRVSTEVDARLSYDTEATITKARELIAQYAAAGIGKERILIKIATTWEGIRAAEVLEKEGIHCNLTLLFGLHQAIACAEAGITLISPFVGRILDWYKKETGRDSYPSAEDPGVLSVTQIYNYYKKFGYKTEVMGASFRNVGEITELAGSDLLTISPALLAELQATIGELPRKLDPSKAAAMSMEKLHIDKATFDKMHAEDRMASEKLDEGIKGFTKALETLEQLLADRLAVLSKTPVSA; encoded by the coding sequence ATGTCTAAAAATTTATTAGAACAGTTACGGGAAATGACTGTTGTGGTTGCGGATACTGGTGATATCCAAGCCATCGAAAAATTTACCCCACGGGATGCCACTACTAACCCTTCCCTGATTACTGCTGCCGCACAAATGCCAGAATATCAGGAAATTGTTGACCAAACCCTACTACAAGCAAAAAAAGACGCTGGTGCTGGTGCGACTCAAGCACAAATAGTTTCTTTGGCTTTTGACCGTTTGGCTGTCTCTTTTGGCTTGAAGATTTTACAGATTATCCCTGGTCGGGTTTCTACAGAAGTTGATGCTCGTTTATCTTACGATACTGAAGCGACTATCACCAAAGCACGGGAATTAATTGCTCAATACGCTGCTGCTGGTATTGGTAAAGAACGGATTTTAATCAAAATTGCTACTACCTGGGAAGGTATCCGCGCTGCGGAAGTTCTCGAAAAAGAAGGTATTCACTGTAATTTGACACTTTTATTCGGTTTACATCAGGCGATCGCCTGCGCTGAAGCTGGTATCACCCTAATTTCTCCCTTTGTCGGACGTATTCTAGATTGGTACAAAAAAGAAACCGGACGGGATAGCTATCCCTCTGCGGAAGACCCCGGTGTATTATCTGTTACCCAAATCTACAACTACTACAAGAAATTCGGCTACAAAACCGAAGTTATGGGCGCAAGCTTCCGCAATGTGGGTGAAATTACTGAGTTGGCAGGTTCTGACTTGCTGACCATTTCCCCTGCTTTGTTAGCTGAACTGCAAGCAACGATTGGTGAATTACCTCGTAAACTAGATCCAAGCAAAGCCGCAGCAATGTCTATGGAAAAATTACACATAGATAAAGCTACCTTTGACAAGATGCACGCAGAAGACCGTATGGCATCAGAAAAGCTAGATGAAGGTATCAAAGGTTTTACCAAAGCTCTAGAAACCCTAGAGCAGTTGTTGGCAGATAGATTAGCTGTTTTAAGCAAAACACCCGTTAGCGCTTAA